One segment of Cololabis saira isolate AMF1-May2022 chromosome 9, fColSai1.1, whole genome shotgun sequence DNA contains the following:
- the selenom gene encoding selenoprotein M yields the protein MWLLLLLSALRGASAYDADPHKLDGLARARVETCGGUQLNRLVEVKAFVTQDIPLYHNLVMKHIPGADPELVLLNHYYEELDRIALSDMTRFEINDLLRELGFYKKAEPEDEVPEEFRFSPAKDSPFKDEPTYKSSTSSPDTEDTSLEPEAQVPRSDL from the exons atgtggctgctgctgctgctcagcgcGCTCCGGGGCGCCTCGGCCTATGATGCGGACCCGCACAAGCTGGACGGGCTGGCGAGAGCCAGGGTGGAG ACCTGTGGTGGATGACAGCTGAATCGGCTCGTAGAG GTCAAGGCCTTCGTGACCCAGGATATTCCTCTTTA CCATAACTTGGTGATGAAGCACATTCCTGGAGCTGATCCTGAGCTTGTCCTCCTCAACCACTATTATGAAGAGCTGGAT CGGATTGCTCTGTCTGACATGACGCGCTTTGAAATTAATGACCTACTGAGGGAACTGGGTTTCTACAAAAAAGCTGAACCAGAGGATGAGGTGCCGGAGGAGTTCCGCTTCTCTCCTGCCAAAGACAGCCCATTCAAAGATGAGCCCACCTACAaatcctccacctcctctccagACACAGAGGACACTTCCTTAGAGCCTGAAGCACAAGTCCCACGCAGCGATCTCTAG